From Bacillus sp. FSL K6-3431, the proteins below share one genomic window:
- a CDS encoding enoyl-CoA hydratase has product MNFQTIEIVINKKVAYVTLNRPKALNAINLLMMNELDQCFKNIKNNDRIKVVILQGKGGNFSAGGDIKEMLQLSGEQEFYTVMDRIHSFIMSFYSMPQITLVGMDGAVAGLGLSLALTADYVICSQEVKVAMNFIGIGLVPDGGGHFLLKEKIGTHKAKQLIWEGKVMGASQALQIGIVDEEAEDLAQAIDHQVDVWCSKPLLAMIRTKKIYTELNRDTLQRTLALEKQAQWEMRQSQDHNEGIQAFVEKRKAEFNGS; this is encoded by the coding sequence ATGAATTTCCAAACAATCGAAATTGTAATAAATAAAAAAGTAGCTTATGTTACATTGAATAGGCCCAAAGCACTAAATGCAATAAATTTATTGATGATGAATGAGCTGGATCAATGCTTCAAAAATATAAAAAATAATGATCGAATAAAAGTTGTTATTCTTCAGGGGAAGGGTGGAAACTTTTCAGCAGGTGGAGATATTAAAGAGATGTTGCAATTAAGTGGGGAGCAAGAGTTTTACACTGTAATGGATAGGATACATTCGTTCATTATGTCCTTTTATAGTATGCCACAAATCACATTAGTAGGCATGGATGGTGCTGTAGCTGGACTTGGACTTAGTCTTGCACTTACCGCGGATTATGTTATTTGTAGCCAAGAAGTAAAGGTTGCTATGAATTTTATTGGCATTGGGCTTGTACCAGATGGTGGAGGACATTTTTTACTAAAAGAAAAAATCGGTACACATAAAGCGAAACAACTCATATGGGAAGGGAAGGTAATGGGAGCATCCCAGGCATTACAAATCGGAATAGTGGATGAGGAGGCTGAGGATTTAGCTCAGGCCATTGACCATCAAGTAGATGTATGGTGTAGCAAACCATTATTAGCAATGATTAGAACAAAGAAAATATATACTGAATTGAATCGAGATACACTACAAAGAACGCTAGCATTAGAAAAACAAGCCCAATGGGAAATGAGGCAATCACAAGACCATAATGAAGGGATTCAAGCTTTTGTTGAAAAAAGAAAAGCGGAATTTAACGGATCGTGA
- a CDS encoding Cof-type HAD-IIB family hydrolase produces the protein MVYKMLVLNIDGTLVQDNGRIHKLTREAIAYAQSKGITVTLATSRNFPAAKRIAKTLKIDSHIIAHQGAYIASEVNKPIYVNRIHEQIAGELVALLESFSCQIKLVHEQFTLGNKIKLPENMVAKVFLQSKNRFSYSEQYVDVVSEQLLDEPVSPPKIETQFDNQQDVEDAAKAIAEMYDQVECIFTEDYKMEIVGANVNKLQGVKYVCERLGIKRHEVVVIGGGIDDLPLVEWAGLGVSMGNAPAKVQGAADWITRSNNDNGVAYMVKEHFRKQQTLEFLKKINVLK, from the coding sequence ATGGTTTATAAAATGTTGGTACTAAATATTGACGGTACATTAGTACAGGATAATGGCCGCATTCATAAATTAACTCGGGAAGCAATTGCATATGCTCAAAGTAAAGGTATAACGGTTACTTTAGCCACTTCAAGGAATTTTCCAGCTGCAAAAAGAATTGCTAAAACACTAAAAATTGATTCACATATTATTGCACATCAAGGAGCATATATTGCTAGTGAGGTGAATAAACCAATTTATGTGAACAGGATTCATGAACAAATTGCAGGTGAACTAGTTGCCTTGTTGGAATCCTTTTCATGCCAAATCAAACTGGTTCATGAACAATTTACTCTAGGTAATAAAATAAAACTACCTGAAAATATGGTGGCAAAAGTTTTTTTACAATCGAAAAATCGCTTTTCATACTCGGAACAATATGTTGATGTCGTTAGTGAACAATTATTAGATGAACCAGTTTCCCCTCCAAAAATAGAAACCCAGTTTGATAATCAACAAGATGTTGAAGACGCGGCAAAAGCGATAGCCGAAATGTATGATCAGGTAGAATGTATCTTTACAGAAGATTATAAAATGGAGATAGTTGGGGCTAATGTAAATAAGCTTCAAGGGGTGAAGTATGTATGTGAACGTCTTGGTATTAAACGACATGAGGTAGTTGTAATTGGAGGTGGAATCGATGATCTCCCGCTTGTAGAATGGGCAGGTCTTGGTGTTTCCATGGGGAATGCGCCCGCAAAGGTACAGGGAGCAGCGGATTGGATTACCCGTTCCAATAATGATAATGGGGTAGCATATATGGTGAAGGAACATTTCCGAAAGCAACAAACACTTGAATTTTTAAAAAAAATAAACGTGCTTAAATAA
- a CDS encoding YlbF family regulator — MTTNLYDYAYELEKAMRNSEEYVNLKEMYEAVEKNEEAKRMFDEFRNVQMQLQQKQMAGQDITEDEVMEAQAIANRVQENEEVTQLMEAEQRMSMAINELNKIIMKPLDDLYGSMEGK; from the coding sequence ATGACGACTAATTTATATGATTATGCGTATGAACTTGAAAAGGCTATGCGTAACAGTGAAGAATATGTTAACTTAAAAGAAATGTATGAAGCAGTGGAAAAGAATGAGGAAGCAAAAAGAATGTTCGATGAATTCCGCAATGTTCAAATGCAACTTCAGCAAAAACAAATGGCTGGTCAGGATATTACAGAAGATGAAGTAATGGAAGCACAAGCTATCGCAAACCGCGTTCAAGAAAACGAAGAGGTTACACAGTTGATGGAGGCGGAACAGCGCATGAGCATGGCGATTAATGAGTTGAATAAAATCATTATGAAGCCATTAGATGATCTTTACGGTTCCATGGAAGGCAAATAA
- a CDS encoding DUF445 domain-containing protein gives MDWIWMIIFMMIIGAVIGGFTNFLAIKMLFRPYRTLYIGKWQLPFTPGLIPKRKNELAAQIGKLVVGHLVTPESIKKKLSEEKFKKETEAWISQKINSWLEKGITLEQLLEQLQVENPAEKTTAYINDKIVEKYKQLKNQYESKTIQQIIPLDWSSVVEEKIPQAADRIIQKAIDYFATPEGKDKIKVMIEDFLKERGKLWNMVQMFIGNDSLADKFQPELIKFFNNPRTKEMLVNVIHEEWLKVQNRPLENVWTKVEDDKILNYIKQWTSEIFRVETLFEKSIAELISPYRTKLQEDIAPRLLAAAGEYLTIRSGEILERFEVEAIVREQIESFSLQRLEELVISIAKKELVMITYLGAVLGGIIGLIQGIIVILTS, from the coding sequence ATGGACTGGATCTGGATGATAATATTTATGATGATAATTGGTGCTGTCATTGGTGGTTTTACTAATTTCTTAGCAATAAAAATGTTATTTCGACCTTACCGGACGCTTTATATTGGAAAATGGCAGTTACCATTTACCCCAGGTCTTATACCTAAAAGGAAAAACGAACTTGCTGCCCAAATTGGCAAGCTTGTTGTGGGCCATTTAGTTACACCGGAAAGTATTAAAAAGAAATTATCAGAAGAAAAGTTTAAGAAAGAAACTGAGGCCTGGATTAGTCAGAAAATAAATAGTTGGCTTGAAAAAGGGATAACACTAGAACAACTACTTGAACAGCTACAAGTGGAAAACCCAGCAGAAAAAACAACCGCATATATAAATGATAAAATCGTCGAAAAATATAAACAACTTAAGAATCAATATGAAAGCAAAACGATACAACAGATAATTCCTCTGGATTGGTCAAGTGTAGTAGAGGAAAAGATACCTCAAGCTGCGGATCGAATCATTCAAAAGGCAATTGACTATTTCGCTACACCAGAAGGTAAAGATAAAATCAAAGTGATGATTGAGGATTTTCTAAAAGAACGTGGAAAACTTTGGAATATGGTTCAAATGTTTATAGGCAATGATTCACTCGCAGATAAATTCCAACCTGAACTTATTAAATTCTTTAATAACCCTAGAACAAAGGAAATGTTAGTCAATGTTATTCATGAAGAGTGGTTAAAAGTACAAAATAGACCACTTGAAAACGTATGGACCAAAGTAGAAGATGATAAGATTTTAAACTATATAAAACAATGGACTTCAGAAATATTTCGTGTAGAAACGCTTTTCGAAAAATCCATTGCAGAACTTATTTCACCATACAGAACAAAATTACAAGAAGATATTGCACCACGTTTATTAGCAGCTGCTGGTGAATATCTTACTATTAGATCGGGAGAAATTTTAGAAAGATTCGAAGTAGAAGCAATTGTTCGCGAGCAAATTGAATCTTTTTCTTTGCAAAGGCTTGAAGAATTAGTTATATCAATAGCAAAAAAAGAACTTGTAATGATTACATATTTAGGGGCGGTTTTAGGTGGGATAATTGGACTAATACAGGGTATCATTGTCATTTTGACTTCGTAA
- a CDS encoding DUF5342 family protein has protein sequence MLQHFQFQSLFADKRLPGWTFSFYLKQQKYAGVYHPDGNIEWSNNKPEHGHLDKLQKQIHDLMIYHIYDEQR, from the coding sequence ATGTTACAGCATTTTCAATTCCAATCATTATTTGCGGATAAACGCCTTCCAGGATGGACATTTTCTTTTTACCTAAAACAACAAAAATACGCTGGCGTTTATCATCCTGATGGTAATATTGAATGGTCAAATAATAAACCAGAACATGGGCATCTCGATAAATTACAAAAACAAATCCACGACTTAATGATTTATCATATTTATGATGAACAAAGATAA
- a CDS encoding PucR family transcriptional regulator — MIKQLLYLYPNSILSKEPTTDPRFLWYKDVQADQCIGIPKTDLTHKEVKLLETLYPLDNLENPSFISHSVQEWRNFLHFDGPMPALLEENCRFIHFYISNMKEAFQFEEWEEALKGLFPQEITIIPFNNSEGVIIEKQTELHMDEDELISAVEAFESDFFFKVHFHIGRFHSPNIKLKQQFNLEQTLFKLSLTKQPEDRISTLEKLMPHFVYESLAQDTRQTLFSDIHHIFSNDHDFLETIKQYIENQSNATLTAKQLFMHRNSLQYRIDKFIEKTGIDIKSFHGAFLAYLACLHIGNE; from the coding sequence ATGATCAAACAATTATTATATTTATATCCAAACTCTATCTTATCCAAAGAACCAACTACAGATCCGCGCTTCTTATGGTATAAAGATGTGCAAGCGGACCAATGTATCGGTATACCTAAAACTGATTTAACTCATAAGGAAGTAAAACTCTTGGAAACATTATATCCCTTGGATAATCTTGAAAATCCAAGTTTTATATCCCATTCTGTTCAGGAATGGCGTAACTTCCTACATTTTGATGGACCCATGCCAGCATTACTAGAAGAAAACTGTCGATTTATTCACTTTTACATTTCTAATATGAAAGAAGCTTTTCAATTTGAAGAATGGGAAGAAGCATTGAAAGGTCTGTTTCCACAGGAGATTACCATCATACCTTTTAATAATAGCGAAGGAGTTATTATTGAAAAGCAAACAGAATTGCATATGGATGAAGATGAACTAATATCCGCTGTTGAAGCATTTGAAAGTGACTTTTTCTTCAAAGTTCATTTTCATATTGGTCGATTTCATTCACCTAACATTAAATTAAAACAGCAATTTAATCTTGAACAGACCTTGTTTAAGCTCTCACTCACGAAACAACCTGAAGATCGAATTTCAACTTTAGAAAAACTCATGCCACATTTTGTATACGAATCTCTTGCACAAGATACAAGACAAACGCTATTTTCAGACATTCATCATATTTTTTCTAATGACCACGACTTTTTAGAAACCATTAAACAGTATATAGAAAATCAGTCCAATGCAACGTTAACAGCAAAGCAGTTATTTATGCATCGAAACAGTCTTCAGTATCGTATTGATAAATTCATTGAAAAAACGGGAATTGATATAAAGAGTTTTCATGGCGCATTCTTAGCATATTTAGCCTGTTTACATATTGGGAACGAATAA
- a CDS encoding ABC transporter ATP-binding protein, producing the protein MAELRLDNIYKVYDNKVTAVEDFNLHVQDKEFIVFVGPSGCGKSTTLRMIAGLEEITQGDFYIDDKRVNDVAPKDRDIAMVFQNYALYPHMSVYDNMAFGLKLRKMPKQEIEKRVQDAAKILGLENFLDRKPKALSGGQRQRVALGRAIVRDAKVFLMDEPLSNLDAKLRVQMRAEIAKLHQRLQTTTVYVTHDQTEAMTMASRIVVMKDGIIQQVGTPKEVYDNPENIFVGGFIGSPAMNFFHGQLEEDGFLLENTFKIEVPEGKMKMLREQGYVNKDVVLGVRPEDIHDEPAFIDASPGTRLNVLIEVAELTGAETMLYSRVGEQDFVSRIDARTIVEPGQKMDLAFDMNKAHFFDATNEQRVR; encoded by the coding sequence ATGGCTGAATTACGCTTAGATAATATTTATAAAGTATATGATAATAAGGTTACTGCTGTAGAGGATTTTAATCTTCATGTTCAAGATAAAGAGTTTATTGTATTTGTTGGTCCATCCGGTTGTGGTAAATCTACAACACTTCGTATGATCGCTGGATTGGAAGAAATTACTCAAGGTGACTTCTATATTGACGATAAGCGAGTAAATGATGTAGCTCCAAAAGACCGCGATATCGCGATGGTATTCCAAAACTATGCCCTATACCCACATATGAGTGTATATGACAATATGGCATTTGGACTGAAACTACGCAAAATGCCAAAACAAGAAATTGAAAAACGTGTACAAGATGCTGCTAAAATTCTTGGTCTAGAAAATTTCTTAGATCGTAAACCGAAAGCCCTTTCTGGAGGTCAGCGTCAACGTGTTGCTTTAGGACGTGCAATCGTTCGTGACGCTAAAGTTTTCTTAATGGATGAGCCGCTTTCTAACCTTGACGCTAAACTGCGTGTACAAATGCGTGCGGAAATTGCTAAATTGCACCAAAGACTACAAACAACTACTGTTTATGTAACACATGACCAAACAGAAGCGATGACAATGGCGAGTCGCATTGTTGTAATGAAAGATGGTATTATTCAACAAGTTGGTACTCCGAAAGAAGTATATGACAACCCTGAAAATATTTTCGTTGGTGGGTTTATTGGATCTCCAGCAATGAACTTCTTCCATGGACAACTAGAAGAAGACGGTTTCCTTCTTGAAAACACATTTAAAATTGAAGTTCCTGAAGGTAAAATGAAAATGCTTCGCGAACAAGGATATGTAAATAAAGATGTCGTGCTTGGTGTACGTCCAGAAGATATTCATGACGAGCCTGCATTCATTGATGCTTCACCTGGTACTAGATTAAACGTGCTTATCGAGGTAGCGGAACTTACAGGTGCGGAAACTATGCTTTATTCTCGTGTTGGTGAACAAGATTTCGTCTCTAGAATTGATGCAAGAACAATCGTTGAGCCAGGCCAAAAAATGGATCTAGCATTTGATATGAACAAAGCCCACTTCTTTGATGCTACTAATGAACAACGGGTTCGCTAA
- a CDS encoding alpha/beta-type small acid-soluble spore protein — MPSNNSNQLVAPGAQQAIDQMKVEIASEFGVNLGAETTSRANGSVGGEITKRLVQMAEQQLGGSFQ; from the coding sequence ATGCCAAGCAACAATTCTAACCAACTAGTAGCTCCAGGAGCTCAACAAGCAATTGATCAAATGAAAGTCGAAATCGCTTCAGAATTCGGTGTAAACCTTGGTGCGGAAACTACTTCACGCGCTAACGGATCTGTCGGTGGAGAAATCACAAAACGTCTAGTTCAAATGGCTGAACAACAACTAGGCGGAAGCTTCCAGTAA